A window from Chitinophaga filiformis encodes these proteins:
- a CDS encoding gliding motility-associated C-terminal domain-containing protein — MFKLPNPMKRSTITALRKLPNAICRIVLPLLLLLICSEVNAQTVKAVINPSGGTPASNDLKIEILSDGGIKVTRKGLLESYIRTDSSQGMRAFLDFKNSSYLVPPNLKSPAVCYISPISGTGEYWDPYKVHIVGTILDKYKNYPTGQTGTVTIIVSYVKNTNYFFMDYVLHLPQISGFTKALLYQSEQVVMGAAAGDDPDAASTCAYGFMSPDGTTVGVYRDASCALTPEAPRSHVYRSLRKFDSWEVSLPGHRFYINDAGYFPYNTVAGGIDGNARSMGIMKQLGSVFRDGSLDPDPMNFKTYRLLSGYGTSMTEFDTIAAMKDTIPVPGFAAVNIKFSNGTLSGNEGNTSDGEQPAQGLTLTVSGGKLNAPAYVLVKYDAAYASNYSHPAVPGTDFTLGQEAFLVPAGDYTTPKNVTIPNLHVIGNDQLQYSRTLRLKLVSTCTSLLSISGTSEVDYTIVDDEPRTLTMNIDSTSLFEGNSSKARITMPIGITCPEDIVITFSRVGTSTAGDTDYVVPANVVIPANQTGTSIFTFSAKSDKVLENTENLSLKFQGTILGIGVASQKDIQIKDSTFLNPAYSQIQADCISPDAARPIPEGYSGYLGLHLPPGVTTEVNITMQEIYVDWDNATAEDQVDFDLNYYSNLEFKITPGTTVTKVPFTVFADKLIEGPTPEYFDLDIVAMDDVGAGRVYNYTGPQITIRDVDADSSNKVILTVTPSTIKEGDAGATVTVSLPPGVTSLYDIPVVISKGLSSKASDADLVSALPTSVVIKKGLNSVSFPAKVIAKADNVLENDESLWIVTQPNGFTTDSSLITIQDATGDVAGNKDMKIELVTPTLKEGSNSGIKISFVNTTITAEDPISITLSHDASSAAATTDYTAPATITLPAGLNTYTIAGGFTAVSDKIFEADEAVTLTGVATTLPGLTVSGFSGLIQDATGDDPANKQITVTSSHPEMDEGGTGYSFTFSLPAGFTTEVPIDITPALVPPSTAAADDYTLATTPLTLTSGNSVTTAVTIATDVVVEGDENMVLGGTATSPAISGLTVVPATVIIKDKTKISGPKVTTDRTDIVEGGAGAFITITLPSGTVPATPLTINLTRGLSSQAVAGFTGLPQTVTLSGNSVTIPVPVAASTDNILNDDEKLVVIVDTEGYPKDSVTLNMIDVTADDPANLKVTFTPQPASQTDHVKEGVQYTVRASLPPGVTPYKPVLLSVFATSASQTVPADYTGLPTSFTLNPAVGYADFVITPTADKVIESAELLQFTGSATLMPELVIDTFNLYIDDATISDPTKAALQISFDSTAITKGGGATKVTIGFADPAVVTTLPITIDITPDPSSTADITNYVGLPTTVTIAKDSSKVTYFLSVPNNYRLEGTTILQFAASATGFNFLAVPPLNILEIAGAALTIEKVSDAAEPATDGAFIIKMPVISTSDVTVSYRAIYGSTNIEPLPTSVIIPAGSQEVTVPVRIKDDQILQGDQTLRVTLTNAVADNNGHPINMTVDITPVLITVVDDENATTGPKATARQIMIERISDATQPSTPGSFRIRFNDSTLVASDNVKVIYNLGGTATPGTDYNILPGYAIIPKGESMVYVPVSPAGIHYAGPDVTLQSTLTSASSTLPNVNWTFVSNPAATLIIYNHNIDTPTVNLFAATSQITEGEEVEFVVRLSRAITVDLPVTLDVTNDVYRTLTLSGGTVNGKSIEITVPKGLQEARFKVKVNNNEVSDDDGWIKAAVRDYDPLSAKPPYYTGLASEVINSVGDDDSLTLTFTDSRYAVKVAFDTIGQPLPFKLHLNRTSSRIVTVYYEFYTPAATEIPANTLAATPVKDYDNTVSPVLILPGETDVEIPVLVNSVEKDKIFGMRLLRATVSSNQHPPTLDSIIAATGLIQICMECDVDGDGVPDYVERFITDGRWKDDNKGNLRVHPAMSPNNDGLGNDVMQIENIEKYPENEVTVFNRWGGTVFTTKNYNNQTNNFNGKGNTGGAKGQDVPDGSYFFIIHTTDTNGNKKRYTGFIVIKR; from the coding sequence ATGTTCAAGCTTCCCAATCCTATGAAACGCAGTACCATTACAGCGTTGCGTAAATTGCCGAATGCCATTTGCCGGATCGTGCTGCCATTGCTATTACTGTTGATATGCAGTGAAGTTAATGCGCAGACTGTTAAAGCTGTGATCAATCCTAGCGGTGGTACTCCTGCGTCTAATGACCTGAAGATCGAGATACTCAGTGACGGTGGAATTAAGGTCACGCGGAAAGGATTATTAGAAAGTTATATCAGAACAGACAGCTCTCAGGGTATGAGGGCTTTTTTGGATTTTAAGAACAGCTCCTATCTGGTTCCGCCAAACCTGAAAAGTCCCGCTGTTTGTTATATTTCCCCGATATCAGGTACCGGTGAATATTGGGATCCTTACAAAGTACATATCGTAGGTACCATCCTCGATAAATATAAGAACTATCCTACCGGGCAAACCGGTACGGTAACCATCATCGTGTCTTACGTGAAGAACACCAACTATTTCTTCATGGACTATGTATTACACCTGCCACAGATCAGCGGCTTTACAAAGGCATTGCTGTACCAGTCAGAGCAGGTAGTAATGGGCGCCGCCGCCGGCGACGATCCGGATGCTGCCAGTACCTGCGCCTACGGTTTCATGAGCCCGGATGGTACCACCGTCGGTGTATACCGCGACGCCAGCTGCGCCCTGACTCCCGAAGCGCCCAGAAGCCATGTATACCGTTCACTGAGAAAGTTCGACTCCTGGGAGGTCTCCCTTCCGGGCCATCGCTTCTATATAAATGATGCCGGTTATTTCCCTTATAACACCGTTGCCGGTGGTATTGACGGGAATGCCCGTTCCATGGGTATCATGAAACAGTTAGGCTCAGTGTTCCGTGATGGTTCCCTGGACCCTGATCCCATGAACTTTAAAACATATCGCCTGCTTTCGGGGTATGGAACCAGCATGACAGAGTTCGATACGATCGCGGCGATGAAAGATACCATCCCTGTTCCCGGATTTGCGGCGGTGAATATCAAATTCTCCAACGGTACCCTCTCCGGTAACGAAGGAAATACTTCGGATGGGGAACAGCCTGCACAGGGCCTTACCCTGACAGTATCGGGAGGTAAACTGAATGCACCTGCCTACGTACTGGTGAAATACGACGCGGCATACGCTTCCAACTATTCACATCCTGCTGTTCCGGGAACTGATTTTACCCTGGGCCAGGAGGCTTTCCTTGTACCTGCGGGCGACTATACCACGCCTAAGAACGTGACCATTCCCAACCTGCATGTGATTGGAAATGACCAGTTGCAATACAGCCGTACCCTCCGCCTAAAACTGGTGAGTACCTGTACGTCCCTGTTAAGCATCTCCGGCACTTCCGAAGTGGATTATACCATCGTGGATGATGAGCCGAGAACGCTGACAATGAACATTGACAGCACTTCCCTCTTTGAAGGTAACTCCTCCAAAGCCAGGATCACCATGCCAATTGGTATTACCTGTCCGGAAGACATCGTCATCACTTTCTCCCGCGTTGGAACATCAACCGCAGGAGATACTGACTACGTTGTTCCTGCCAACGTTGTAATACCTGCTAACCAGACAGGTACATCAATATTCACTTTCAGCGCCAAATCAGATAAAGTGCTGGAAAACACAGAGAACCTGTCCCTGAAATTCCAGGGTACTATCTTAGGTATCGGTGTTGCCAGCCAGAAAGATATACAGATCAAAGACAGTACCTTCCTGAATCCTGCCTACTCACAGATCCAGGCTGACTGTATCTCTCCGGATGCCGCAAGGCCTATACCCGAGGGATATAGCGGTTACCTGGGCCTGCACCTGCCGCCGGGGGTAACTACAGAGGTGAACATAACCATGCAGGAGATCTACGTGGATTGGGACAACGCTACTGCGGAAGACCAGGTGGACTTTGACCTGAACTATTACTCCAATCTGGAATTCAAGATCACTCCGGGTACTACAGTTACGAAAGTACCTTTCACCGTGTTTGCTGATAAACTGATTGAAGGCCCTACACCTGAATATTTCGACCTCGACATCGTTGCGATGGATGATGTTGGAGCCGGTCGTGTATATAATTATACCGGTCCGCAGATTACTATCAGAGACGTAGATGCCGACAGCTCCAATAAAGTGATCCTGACAGTTACGCCATCAACGATTAAAGAAGGAGATGCCGGTGCGACTGTGACAGTATCATTACCTCCGGGTGTTACATCACTGTACGATATCCCGGTAGTTATTTCAAAAGGCCTGAGCTCAAAAGCAAGTGATGCTGACCTGGTAAGTGCATTGCCAACCAGCGTAGTGATCAAAAAAGGACTGAATTCAGTATCCTTCCCTGCTAAAGTGATCGCGAAGGCTGATAATGTACTGGAAAACGATGAAAGCCTGTGGATCGTAACACAACCAAACGGGTTCACCACAGACTCTTCACTGATCACTATCCAGGATGCTACCGGCGATGTTGCAGGTAACAAGGATATGAAGATCGAGCTGGTGACGCCTACATTAAAAGAGGGCAGTAACAGCGGTATTAAGATCAGTTTTGTAAATACAACCATTACCGCAGAAGATCCGATCTCTATTACGTTGTCACACGATGCTTCTTCTGCAGCAGCTACTACCGATTATACTGCGCCGGCTACTATTACACTGCCTGCCGGCCTGAATACATATACCATCGCCGGTGGCTTCACCGCTGTGAGCGATAAGATCTTTGAAGCAGATGAAGCAGTGACCCTGACGGGGGTAGCTACCACGCTGCCAGGTCTGACAGTAAGCGGTTTCAGTGGATTGATCCAGGATGCAACCGGAGATGATCCTGCAAATAAACAGATCACTGTTACATCCAGTCATCCGGAAATGGATGAAGGAGGAACCGGTTACAGCTTCACTTTCAGCCTGCCTGCCGGTTTCACTACAGAAGTGCCTATCGATATTACGCCGGCACTTGTACCGCCATCCACTGCCGCTGCGGATGATTATACCTTAGCTACCACACCGCTTACACTGACCAGTGGTAATAGTGTGACGACAGCGGTAACGATTGCAACAGATGTTGTAGTAGAAGGAGATGAGAATATGGTGCTCGGTGGTACGGCTACGTCCCCTGCTATCAGCGGTCTGACAGTAGTACCGGCTACCGTGATCATTAAGGATAAAACAAAGATATCCGGACCAAAAGTTACTACCGACAGAACAGATATTGTTGAAGGTGGCGCAGGTGCATTTATCACCATTACTTTACCATCAGGTACAGTACCTGCCACACCATTGACCATCAACCTGACAAGGGGGCTCAGCTCCCAGGCTGTTGCCGGCTTTACCGGTCTGCCGCAAACGGTTACACTGAGCGGTAACTCAGTTACCATACCGGTACCTGTAGCAGCCAGCACAGATAACATACTGAACGATGATGAGAAACTGGTAGTGATAGTAGATACAGAAGGTTATCCGAAAGATTCAGTGACACTCAACATGATCGATGTTACCGCAGATGATCCGGCAAACCTGAAGGTTACTTTCACGCCGCAGCCGGCAAGCCAGACTGACCATGTAAAAGAAGGTGTTCAGTATACTGTGCGTGCCAGCCTGCCACCCGGAGTGACGCCATACAAACCGGTATTGTTGTCGGTATTTGCAACATCCGCTTCCCAGACTGTTCCTGCAGATTACACCGGCTTGCCAACCAGCTTCACGCTGAATCCGGCAGTAGGCTATGCAGACTTCGTCATCACACCAACGGCAGACAAGGTGATTGAAAGTGCGGAACTCTTACAATTCACCGGTAGTGCCACCCTGATGCCGGAATTGGTGATTGATACTTTTAATCTTTATATAGACGATGCTACCATCAGTGATCCGACTAAAGCGGCACTGCAAATATCATTCGATTCTACTGCTATCACGAAGGGCGGTGGTGCAACAAAAGTGACGATCGGTTTTGCTGATCCTGCGGTAGTAACAACGCTGCCTATCACTATTGACATTACACCAGATCCTTCTTCCACTGCCGATATCACTAATTATGTTGGTCTGCCAACAACAGTGACCATCGCAAAAGACAGCAGCAAGGTTACTTACTTCCTGAGCGTACCTAATAACTACAGACTGGAAGGAACAACTATACTGCAGTTTGCAGCCAGCGCAACAGGCTTTAACTTCTTAGCCGTACCGCCGCTGAACATCCTGGAAATAGCAGGAGCGGCGCTGACAATAGAGAAAGTAAGCGACGCTGCTGAACCAGCAACAGATGGCGCATTTATTATCAAAATGCCGGTTATTTCCACTTCAGATGTCACCGTAAGCTACAGGGCAATATATGGCAGCACGAATATCGAGCCGCTTCCTACATCGGTGATCATTCCTGCCGGTTCTCAGGAAGTGACCGTGCCTGTACGTATCAAGGATGACCAGATCCTGCAGGGCGATCAGACCTTGAGGGTGACACTGACCAATGCTGTTGCAGATAATAATGGCCATCCGATCAATATGACAGTGGATATCACGCCTGTGTTAATCACTGTAGTAGATGATGAAAATGCAACTACCGGTCCGAAGGCGACAGCCCGCCAGATAATGATAGAAAGGATCAGCGATGCCACCCAGCCATCTACTCCGGGTTCATTCAGGATCCGCTTCAATGATTCAACACTGGTGGCATCAGACAATGTGAAGGTGATCTACAACCTTGGAGGTACCGCTACTCCTGGTACTGACTATAACATCCTGCCCGGATATGCGATCATCCCGAAAGGAGAGAGTATGGTGTATGTGCCGGTATCGCCTGCCGGTATCCATTATGCAGGACCAGATGTAACATTACAGTCTACATTGACAAGCGCTAGTTCAACACTGCCAAATGTAAACTGGACATTTGTCAGCAATCCGGCAGCCACACTGATCATCTATAACCATAACATCGATACACCTACTGTAAACCTGTTTGCGGCTACGAGCCAGATCACAGAAGGAGAGGAAGTTGAGTTTGTGGTAAGGCTGAGCAGGGCCATTACAGTAGATCTGCCTGTCACACTCGACGTTACCAATGATGTTTACAGAACACTTACACTTTCAGGAGGTACAGTAAATGGAAAGAGCATTGAAATAACGGTACCTAAAGGGCTGCAGGAAGCACGCTTTAAAGTAAAAGTTAACAATAATGAAGTAAGCGATGATGACGGATGGATCAAGGCAGCGGTAAGGGATTATGATCCACTCAGCGCTAAACCGCCTTACTACACAGGCCTGGCAAGTGAAGTGATCAATTCTGTAGGAGACGACGATTCATTGACACTGACCTTTACTGACAGTCGTTATGCTGTAAAGGTGGCCTTCGATACTATTGGTCAGCCACTGCCATTCAAGCTTCATCTGAACCGCACCAGCTCACGTATCGTCACTGTATACTATGAGTTCTACACACCTGCGGCAACTGAGATCCCTGCCAATACGCTGGCAGCAACACCGGTGAAAGACTATGACAATACAGTATCGCCGGTGCTGATCTTACCGGGCGAAACAGATGTTGAGATCCCGGTATTGGTGAACAGTGTGGAGAAAGATAAGATCTTCGGTATGCGTTTGTTGAGAGCAACGGTATCATCCAACCAGCATCCGCCAACCCTGGATTCTATTATTGCAGCAACTGGCCTGATCCAGATCTGTATGGAATGTGATGTGGATGGCGATGGTGTACCTGACTACGTAGAGCGTTTTATCACAGATGGCAGATGGAAGGATGATAACAAGGGTAACCTGCGTGTGCATCCTGCCATGTCTCCTAACAATGACGGATTGGGCAATGATGTAATGCAGATCGAAAACATTGAAAAATATCCGGAGAATGAAGTAACAGT